One stretch of Leptospira bouyouniensis DNA includes these proteins:
- a CDS encoding sugar transferase, with translation MAQNTPLTRRHSRWFERILLSYLFQFLSGGMVLIISSAIPIWGIQFWKANDPNLITSLSASIISFLIATFSLRKLFRLPASESVSYIFPVTIICFAIPILFILIFRASYSLQIFVISFVVTLLWCFAGFFLGRRYRLIRYAILPSSSSIDLVKSHGALFSILKTPDLEGQRFNAIVADFDSPMLTPEWEKFLAQCTLARIPVYSEKKIREFVTGRVKIKHLSENVFGSLLPSEIYESIKRWIDFLSALFLIPIFLPFFIIIAILIKLESKGPALFIQPRMGFRGKVFPMLKFRSMYTNKEGGRFTNPNDDPRITRIGKIIRKFRIDELPQLFNILIGQMSFIGPRPESFELSQWYEKDVPFFAYRHVVRPGISGWAQVEQGYAAEVDGMKIKLEYDFYYIKNFSFWLDLLITFKTIKTIFTGFGAR, from the coding sequence ATGGCTCAAAATACTCCTTTAACACGTAGACATTCTCGTTGGTTTGAACGTATACTCCTGAGTTACCTATTTCAATTTTTATCGGGAGGAATGGTACTTATCATTTCCTCAGCGATTCCTATCTGGGGGATACAATTTTGGAAGGCAAATGATCCCAATTTAATCACATCTTTATCAGCAAGTATCATTTCTTTTTTAATTGCAACTTTTAGTTTAAGGAAACTGTTCCGATTACCAGCATCAGAATCCGTATCTTATATATTTCCTGTAACTATAATATGTTTTGCGATTCCTATTTTATTTATTTTGATTTTCCGTGCTTCTTATTCCTTACAAATATTTGTTATAAGTTTTGTCGTTACTTTACTATGGTGTTTTGCGGGTTTTTTTCTAGGTAGACGGTATCGTTTAATACGTTATGCGATTTTACCATCTTCATCCAGCATTGATTTGGTAAAATCTCATGGTGCACTTTTTTCAATTTTAAAAACTCCTGATTTAGAAGGACAACGTTTCAATGCAATTGTTGCTGATTTTGATAGTCCGATGTTAACACCAGAATGGGAAAAATTTTTAGCACAATGTACACTTGCGAGAATTCCAGTTTATTCAGAGAAAAAAATTAGAGAGTTTGTAACGGGAAGAGTAAAAATCAAACACCTTTCTGAAAATGTTTTTGGTTCTCTTTTACCATCGGAAATTTATGAGTCGATCAAACGTTGGATTGATTTCCTTTCCGCTTTATTCCTCATTCCAATTTTTTTACCATTTTTTATTATCATCGCGATCCTCATTAAATTAGAATCCAAAGGTCCTGCATTATTCATCCAACCGAGAATGGGTTTTCGTGGAAAAGTATTTCCGATGCTTAAATTTAGAAGTATGTATACCAATAAGGAAGGTGGTAGATTTACCAATCCAAATGATGATCCACGGATTACTCGTATCGGTAAAATTATCCGCAAATTTCGCATTGATGAACTGCCTCAATTATTTAACATTTTAATTGGTCAAATGTCGTTTATTGGGCCGAGACCGGAATCCTTTGAATTATCTCAATGGTATGAGAAGGATGTTCCTTTTTTTGCATATCGGCATGTAGTTAGACCCGGTATAAGTGGTTGGGCGCAAGTGGAACAAGGATATGCTGCTGAGGTCGACGGAATGAAGATTAAATTAGAATACGATTTTTACTATATAAAGAACTTTTCCTTTTGGTTGGATTTGCTCATTACCTTTAAAACGATAAAAACGATCTTTACAGGCTTTGGCGCTAGATAG